One segment of Procambarus clarkii isolate CNS0578487 chromosome 1, FALCON_Pclarkii_2.0, whole genome shotgun sequence DNA contains the following:
- the LOC123769473 gene encoding cardioacceleratory peptide receptor isoform X1, with translation MLFISIVVGNVAVIAALMLSKTRKSRTNFFIMHLALADLSVGLISVLTDIVWKSTVSWNAGNVGCKAVRFAQVLVTYSSTYVLVALSIDRYDAITHPMNFSGSWRRARRLVLVAWLLSAVFASPSLVFFMEARVDGAIQCWIDFPEAWQWKLYMTLVALSVFLFPTVIITACYAIIVYTIWSKSKIMTVNSKALGSKNGEKRGGHHEDDSRRASSRGLIPKAKIKTVKMTLVIVFVFILCWSPYIVFDLLQVYGYVPQSPTNVAVATFIQSLAPLNSAANPIIYCLFSTHICRNLRRIPAVEWVVRRAFPCLECAQEPLEPVHRFQRYGTEYTTVSDASSRRHTLTSVSSSSTTKPLPRPHLKRPYLDKCAEAVTLKG, from the exons ACTTGTCAGTGGGACTGATCAGCGTGCTCACAGACATCGTGTGGAAGAGCACAGTCTCCTGGAACGCAGGAAATGTTGGCTGCAAGGCCGTCAGATTCGCCCAG GTGTTGGTGACGTATTCCTCGACGTACGTGCTGGTGGCGCTCAGTATTGACCGTTATGACGCCATAACCCATCCCATGAACTTCTCCGGCAGCT GGCGGCGAGCCCGGAGGCTGGTGTTGGTGGCCTGGTTACTCTCAGCTGTATTCGCTTCCCCCAGCTTAGTCTTCTTTATGGAGGCTCGTGTAGACG GGGCCATACAGTGCTGGATTGACTTCCCAGAGGCGTGGCAGTGGAAGCTGTACATGACACTGGTGGCTCTGAGCGTCTTCCTCTTCCCCACCGTCATCATCACCGCCTGCTACGCCATCATCGTCTACACCATCTGGTCCAAGAGCAAGATCATGACGGTCAACAGCAAGGCCCTCGGCTCCAAGA ACGGAGAGAAGCGAGGCGGCCACCACGAGGACGACTCCCGGAGGGCCAGCTCCCGAGGCCTCATCCCCAAGGCCAAGATCAAGACTGTCAAGATGACTCTCGTCATTGTCTTCG TGTTCATCCTGTGCTGGTCGCCGTACATCGTGTTCGACCTGCTGCAGGTGTACGGGTACGTGCCTCAGAGCCCCACCAACGTGGCCGTGGCCACCTTCATACAGTCCCTGGCCCCCCTCAACTCAGCCGCCAACCCCATCATCTACTGCCTCTTCTCAACACACATTTGTCGCAACCTCAG AAGAATCCCAGCGGTAGAATGGGTGGTGAGGCGCGCTTTCCCCTGCCTGGAATGCGCGCAGGAGCCGCTGGAACCTGTCCACCGTTTCCAGCGCTACGGTACAGAGTACACGACTGTGTCTGATGCTTCCAGCCGCCGCCACACCCTCACCTCTGTCAG CTCCTCGTCCACCACCAAGCCTCTCCCACGACCCCATCTCAAAAGACCATACCTAGACAAGTGTGCGGAGGCTGTCACCCTTAAGGGTTGA